In one Dreissena polymorpha isolate Duluth1 chromosome 7, UMN_Dpol_1.0, whole genome shotgun sequence genomic region, the following are encoded:
- the LOC127837324 gene encoding uncharacterized protein LOC127837324 → MDAQVLFGVVLIAAGFIADVHGLSCYICERQETYEGCTAHITTCADDQECFMDELVTATNVYYSAGCRSKGICLASGTGVGKRTVAKRQDIELRSCSRCCSSSNFCNGLLCGINSGVNNTGYQRCYYCENTHDQNDCNNIVTCDQDQVCGTHVGIAPGGRFVFNYNCQPKRQCVAATQFIVEHYRDQLIQATVGKRTTASCNICCGDTLCNFGSCTEQARKMALLLNNQTFDLSTLTRIP, encoded by the exons ATGGACGCACAAG TTTTATTTGGCGTAGTTTTGATAGCCGCAGGATTCATAGCCGATGTTCATG GCTTGAGCTGCTACATCTGCGAACGCCAGGAAACCTACGAAGGTTGTACAGCTCATATCACCACCTGCGCGGATGACCAG gaATGTTTCATGGATGAATTGGTCACCGCTACCAACGTTTACTACTCTGCTGGATGCAGATCTAAAGGG ATCTGTCTGGCATCCGGTACTGGGGTCGGGAAAAGAACTGTTGCCAAGAGACAGGACATTGAATTGCGCTCGTGTTCTCGGTGCTGCAGCTCAAGCAACTTCTGTAACGGGCTTCTCTGTGGGATCAACAGCGGAG TAAACAACACGGGTTATCAAAGATGCTACTACTGTGAGAATACACATGACCAGAACGATTGTAACAACATCGTGACCTGCGATCAGGATCAG GTGTGTGGCACCCATGTCGGCATAGCCCCTGGCGGTAGATTTGTGTTTAATTACAACTGCCAACCCAAACGG caATGTGTTGCTGCAACGCAATTCATCGTAGAACACTACCGCGATCAACTAATACAGGCCACTGTAGGGAAACGGACTACGGCG AGTTGCAACATCTGCTGCGGCGACACACTATGCAACTTCGGAAGCTGCACAGAGCAAGCGC GAAAGATGGCTCTCTTGTTAAATAATCAAACCTTTGATCTCAGCACGTTGACACGGATTCCTTAA